One Mugil cephalus isolate CIBA_MC_2020 chromosome 8, CIBA_Mcephalus_1.1, whole genome shotgun sequence genomic window carries:
- the angptl2b gene encoding angiopoietin-related protein 2b, translated as MESPPMVLLGLLLVYGLACGVQQTRGSPSDSSHGKDRTQEFESSEDGPEREFLYAGRSKRAPADPQQDKCSYTFIVPQQKVTGAICVNSKDPEAMLENRVNKQELELLNVELQKQKRQIETLQQLVEVDGGIVNEVKLLRKESRNMNSRVTQLYMQLLHEIIRKRDNALELAQMENKILNQTSEMQQLTSRYKDLEHKYQHLASLATNQSALIVLLEEQCQSRPPPRHVPVPQPRSQPQPQPQPQPPPSPPLNKPYQPPVLPRINNPISNEIQSDQKSLPPVLPTMPTGTHSPSTTNKPSGPFKDCLQALEDGHTASGMYLVKPENANRLMQVWCDQRHDPGGWTVIQRRVDGSVNFFRNWETYKQGFGNIDGEYWLGLENIYWLTNQGNYKLLVTLEDWSGRKVFAEYASFRVEPEADFYKLRVGRYHGNAGDSLTWHNGKQFTTLDRDHDAYTGNCAHYQKGGWWYNSCAHSNLNGVWYRGGHYRSRYQDGVYWAEFRGGAYSLKKVVMMIRPNPNTFH; from the exons CGGGAGTCCTTCGGACAGCAGCCATGGCAAGGACAGGACCCAAGAATTTGAGAGCAGCGAGGATGGTCCAGAGAGAGAGTTTCTCTACGCTGGAAGGAGCAAACGTGCCCCGGCTGACCCACAGCAGGACAAATGCTCCTACACTTTCATTGTTCCTCAACAAAAAGTGACCGGAGCCATCTGCGTCAACTCCAAGGACCCAGAGGCCATGCTGGAGAATCGAGTCAATAAACAAGAGTTAGAGCTGCTAAATGTGGAGCTACAGAAACAGAAGAGGCAGATAGAgaccctgcagcagctggtagAGGTGGATGGAGGTATTGTCAACGAGGTAAAGCTTCTGAGGAAGGAGAGCCGGAACATGAACTCCAGAGTCACGCAGCTGTACATGCAGCTGCTTCATGAGATCATCAGGAAGAGAGACAATGCCCTGGAATTGGCACAGATGGAGAACAAGATCCTGAACCAAACCTCTGAGATGCAGCAGCTCACAAGCCGATACAAAGACCTAGAGCACAAATATCAACACTTGGCTTCCTTAGCAACCAACCAGTCAGCTCTCATTGTCCTGCTGGAGGAGCAGTGCCAGAGTCGACCTCCTCCACGCCACGTCCCTGTACCCCAGCCGCGgtctcagcctcagcctcaacCTCAGCCTCAGCCACCTCCATCACCGCCCCTCAACAAGCCCTACCAGCCACCCGTCCTTCCACGCATCAACAACCCGATCAGCAATGAGATCCAGAGCGACCAAAAGTCTCTACCACCTGTTCTTCCAACGATGCCCACCGgtacacacagtccatccacCACCAACAAACCCTCCG GTCCATTTAAGGATTGTCTGCAGGCTCTGGAAGACGGCCACACAGCCAGTGGCATGTACCTGGTAAAACCAGAGAATGCAAACCGACTTATGCAGGTGTGGTGCGACCAGAGACACGACCCAGGTGGTTGGACCGTGATCCAGAGGAGGGTGGACGGCTCTGTCAACTTCTTTAGAAACTGGGAGACATATAAG CAAGGTTTTGGCAATATTGACGGTGAATACTGGCTGGGCCTGGAGAACATCTACTGGCTGACTAACCAGGGAAACTATAAGCTGCTGGTCACGCTGGAGGACTGGTCTGGCAGGAAGGTGTTTGCAGAGTACGCCAGCTTCAGGGTGGAGCCTGAAGCTGACTTCTACAAGCTAAGGGTGGGCCGTTACCACGGCAACGCCGGAGATTCCCTTACCTGGCATAACGGCAAACAGTTCACAACGCTGGACAGAGACCATGACGCATACACAG GGAATTGTGCCCACTACCAAAAGGGAGGCTGGTGGTACAACTCTTGTGCCCATTCAAATCTGAACGGCGTTTGGTACAGAGGCGGACACTATCGCAGCCGTTACCAAGACGGAGTGTACTGGGCGGAGTTCAGAGGAGGAGCATATTCGTTAAAGAAAGTCGTCATGATGATCCGTCCGAACCCAAACACCTTCCACTAG